Within Actinomycetes bacterium, the genomic segment ACGTAGTTGTCGTAGACCGAGGTCGTCTCCGCCCCCATCTCCTGCGGGGTCATCGCCTGCAGCAGGTGGGAGTCCTGGATGCGGTTGGACCACTCCTCGCGGAGCTTGGTCCGGTGCTCCCGCAGGTGCGCCACCAGCTGGGGCAGGAGCTGGTCCTCGTCCTCGTGGTCCAACGTCGGGAAATCCGCCGCGACCTCGTTCGCGACGTCGGCCTGGTCGTCCTCGGTCATGGTCACCTCTCCTGACGCCACTTGGTCATGGTCACTGTGGTCCCGCGCCCGGGTTCGGACGCCACTGCGAACTCATCCATCAGCCTGCGCGCTCCCGGAAGCCCCAACCCCAGTCCGTGGTAGGTGCTGAACCCG encodes:
- a CDS encoding anti-anti-sigma factor, which gives rise to MTEDDQADVANEVAADFPTLDHEDEDQLLPQLVAHLREHRTKLREEWSNRIQDSHLLQAMTPQEMGAETTSVYDNYV